The Tenrec ecaudatus isolate mTenEca1 chromosome 6, mTenEca1.hap1, whole genome shotgun sequence genome has a window encoding:
- the LOC142451091 gene encoding large ribosomal subunit protein eL39-like — MSSHKTFRIKRFLAKEQKQNWPIPQWIQKKTCNKIRDNSKRRHWRRTKLGL, encoded by the coding sequence atgtcgtctcataagactttcaggatcaagagattcctggccaaggaaCAGAAGCAGAATTGGCCCATTCCACAATGGATTCAAAAGAAAACCTGTAATAAAATCAGggacaactccaagagaagacattggagaagaaccaaactAGGTCTATAA